From the genome of Arthrobacter alpinus, one region includes:
- a CDS encoding methylenetetrahydrofolate reductase: MLPTRLEIIPTQGVIPAVLAKVPTSTTLTVTCLPHHGVERTMETAVALAGHGFTVVPHLAARAIGSREQLARLIRSAAGAGIAEIFAIGGDTAVPAGPYSSSESLMREIVELSGRTIKLGVAGYPEGHPSISRLQLMESLQAKAELADHVVTQMCFSVPTIAEYIAGLRSEGVLLPVWAGVAGSAPRTKLVFLATKIGVGSSLRFITGKGALGRQLLSGSRYQPGALIRDLTSLPKPPDGIHLYTFNALDAVDSRP, from the coding sequence ATGCTCCCCACCAGACTGGAAATCATCCCCACCCAGGGTGTCATTCCCGCGGTGCTTGCGAAGGTCCCCACCAGCACGACCCTCACAGTGACGTGCCTGCCTCACCACGGCGTCGAACGCACCATGGAAACGGCCGTGGCACTGGCCGGGCATGGCTTCACCGTGGTCCCGCACCTTGCCGCCCGGGCCATTGGCTCCCGTGAGCAGCTGGCCCGGCTGATTCGCAGTGCTGCGGGCGCTGGGATTGCGGAGATCTTTGCCATTGGCGGGGACACCGCGGTCCCAGCCGGGCCCTATTCGTCGAGCGAGAGTCTCATGCGCGAGATCGTCGAGCTGAGCGGGCGCACCATAAAACTCGGTGTGGCCGGATACCCGGAAGGCCACCCGTCCATCAGCCGCCTGCAGCTCATGGAATCCTTGCAGGCCAAGGCCGAACTGGCGGACCACGTTGTGACACAGATGTGCTTTTCAGTGCCCACGATCGCCGAGTACATAGCGGGGTTGCGCAGCGAAGGCGTGTTGCTTCCGGTGTGGGCCGGCGTGGCCGGGTCCGCGCCGCGAACCAAGCTGGTCTTTCTGGCCACAAAGATCGGCGTTGGCAGTTCCCTGCGGTTCATCACCGGCAAGGGGGCGTTGGGCCGGCAGCTGTTGAGCGGCAGCCGCTACCAGCCGGGGGCTCTGATCAGGGATTTGACGTCCCTGCCAAAACCTCCGGACGGCATCCACCTCTACACTTTCAACGCCCTTGACGCCGTGGACTCACGGCCCTGA
- the lipA gene encoding lipoyl synthase produces MTLAPEGRKLLRIEQRNAAVPVERKPEWMKAKVAMGPEYIAMKNLVKGQGLHTVCEEAGCPNIFECWEDREATFLIGGSECTRRCDFCQIDTGKPSPIDRFEPTKVARSVVKMNLRYATVTGVARDDLEDEGVWLYAETVRKIHELNPNTGVELLIPDFSGKPDNIAAICESNPEVFAHNVETVPRIFKRIRPAFRYERSLDVISQGRDHGMVTKSNLILGMGETREEISQALQDLHDAGTDLITITQYLRPSERHLPVDRWVKPAEFLELNQEADEIGFLGVMSGPLVRSSYRAGRLWATAMRKKGRDIPEHLAHIAEGIEDAGHTRQEAASLIAAH; encoded by the coding sequence GTGACGTTGGCACCTGAAGGACGTAAGTTGTTGCGGATTGAGCAGCGTAATGCTGCTGTTCCGGTGGAGCGTAAGCCGGAGTGGATGAAGGCCAAGGTGGCCATGGGCCCGGAGTACATTGCCATGAAGAACCTGGTCAAGGGTCAGGGCCTGCATACCGTGTGTGAGGAGGCGGGCTGCCCGAACATCTTCGAGTGCTGGGAAGACCGGGAGGCCACGTTCTTGATCGGCGGTTCGGAATGTACCCGGCGCTGTGATTTCTGCCAGATCGATACCGGTAAGCCGTCCCCGATTGACAGGTTTGAGCCCACCAAGGTGGCCCGCTCCGTGGTGAAGATGAACTTGCGCTACGCCACCGTCACCGGTGTGGCCCGCGACGACCTCGAGGATGAGGGTGTGTGGCTCTATGCCGAGACGGTGCGCAAGATTCACGAGCTGAACCCGAACACCGGCGTCGAGCTGCTGATCCCGGACTTCTCCGGCAAGCCCGATAACATTGCCGCGATCTGTGAGTCCAACCCGGAGGTGTTCGCCCACAATGTGGAGACGGTGCCGCGGATTTTCAAGCGCATCCGTCCCGCGTTCCGTTACGAGCGCTCCCTGGACGTCATCAGCCAGGGCCGCGATCACGGCATGGTGACCAAGTCGAACCTGATCCTGGGGATGGGTGAGACCCGGGAAGAAATCAGCCAGGCACTGCAGGATTTGCACGACGCCGGCACGGACCTGATCACCATCACCCAGTACCTGCGCCCCTCCGAACGGCACCTGCCCGTGGACCGTTGGGTCAAGCCTGCGGAATTTTTGGAACTGAACCAGGAAGCCGACGAGATCGGTTTTCTGGGGGTCATGTCCGGGCCGCTGGTGCGTTCCTCCTACCGGGCCGGGCGGCTCTGGGCAACAGCCATGCGCAAAAAAGGCCGCGACATCCCCGAACACCTCGCCCACATCGCCGAAGGCATCGAGGACGCCGGCCATACCCGCCAGGAAGCCGCCTCCCTCATCGCAGCACACTAA
- a CDS encoding L-serine ammonia-lyase, with protein sequence MSVGVFDLFSVGIGPSSSHTVGPMRAAAAFAAELVGGGLLGRVGSVRVDLYGSLAATGRGHGTMTAVLLGLEGREPELILPAEVQSRLAAFAAGAPLLLGGSVALEYGAEDIILHPLTILPRHTNGMKLAVSDSAGVLVHEATYFSVGGGFIIREGEVEAAVAELEHSKELLPYPFRTAETLLEHCANVGGNFSDVMLANELVTRSEEEIRAGLLHIRDVMEECKNASLERAGLLPGGLKVRRRAPDWHARLLAEDPDRDPKFWQEWVNLVALAVNEENASGGRVVTAPTNGAAGIIPAVMFYATHYTEGMSGASQERVDDVVVTFLLASAAVGVLYKEQASISGAEVGCQGEVGSASSMAAAGLAEVMGGTPEQVENAAEIAMEHNLGLTCDPIGGLVQIPCIERNAIAAAKAINAAKMALWGDGTHRVSLDEVIITMRETGRDMSSKYKETAMGGLAVNVVEC encoded by the coding sequence ATGTCTGTTGGTGTTTTTGATTTGTTTTCGGTGGGGATTGGTCCGTCGAGTTCGCATACTGTGGGGCCGATGCGGGCTGCTGCGGCGTTTGCTGCGGAGTTGGTGGGGGGCGGGTTGCTGGGTAGGGTCGGCTCGGTGCGGGTGGATTTGTATGGTTCCCTGGCGGCGACCGGGCGCGGGCATGGGACCATGACGGCGGTGTTGCTGGGTTTGGAGGGCCGGGAGCCGGAGTTGATTCTGCCGGCCGAGGTCCAGTCCCGTCTGGCGGCGTTTGCTGCCGGTGCGCCCTTGCTGCTCGGGGGCAGTGTGGCTCTTGAGTACGGTGCCGAAGATATTATTTTGCACCCGTTGACGATCCTGCCCCGCCACACCAACGGTATGAAGCTGGCTGTCAGTGATAGTGCCGGGGTGCTGGTGCACGAGGCCACGTACTTCTCCGTCGGTGGTGGCTTCATCATCCGTGAGGGGGAAGTGGAGGCTGCGGTGGCGGAGCTGGAACACTCCAAGGAACTTTTGCCATACCCGTTCCGGACTGCTGAGACCTTGTTGGAACACTGTGCCAATGTGGGCGGGAACTTCAGTGACGTGATGCTTGCCAATGAGCTCGTGACCCGTTCCGAGGAGGAGATCCGGGCCGGGCTGTTGCATATCCGTGACGTCATGGAGGAATGTAAGAACGCCTCCTTGGAACGCGCCGGGCTGCTGCCGGGTGGGTTGAAGGTCCGCCGCCGCGCCCCTGACTGGCATGCCCGGCTGCTGGCTGAGGACCCGGACCGGGATCCGAAGTTCTGGCAGGAATGGGTGAATCTGGTGGCGTTGGCCGTGAATGAGGAAAACGCCTCCGGCGGGCGGGTCGTGACGGCCCCGACGAACGGGGCTGCCGGGATCATCCCGGCCGTGATGTTCTACGCCACCCACTACACCGAGGGTATGTCCGGCGCCTCGCAGGAGCGTGTGGATGATGTGGTGGTGACGTTCTTGCTCGCTTCCGCCGCGGTGGGGGTGTTGTACAAGGAGCAGGCTTCGATCTCCGGGGCCGAGGTCGGCTGTCAGGGCGAGGTTGGTTCCGCGTCCTCGATGGCCGCGGCCGGGCTGGCCGAGGTCATGGGCGGGACCCCGGAACAGGTCGAGAACGCCGCGGAGATCGCCATGGAACACAACCTGGGCCTCACGTGTGACCCGATCGGCGGGCTCGTGCAGATCCCCTGCATTGAACGTAACGCGATTGCGGCCGCGAAAGCCATCAACGCCGCGAAAATGGCGTTGTGGGGCGATGGCACCCACCGGGTCTCCCTGGACGAGGTCATCATCACCATGCGCGAGACCGGCCGCGACATGTCCTCTAAATACAAGGAAACGGCCATGGGCGGCCTCGCCGTCAACGTCGTCGAATGCTAA
- the glyA gene encoding serine hydroxymethyltransferase, with product MNRADVSYQQVVAQSLDATLAELDPEIAVAIDAELSRQRTGLEMIASENHTAAAVMAAQGSVLTNKYAEGYPGRRYYGGCEYVDVVEQLAIDRVTALFGAGFANVQPHSGAQANASVMHALIKPGDTIMGLNLAHGGHLTHGMKINFSGRLYNVVPYQVREDTHQVDMAEVERLALEHKPALIVAGWSAYARQLDFAEFRRIADLVGAYLMVDMAHFAGLVAAGLHPSPVPHAHVTTSTTHKTLAGPRGGIILSNDADIAKKINSAVFPGQQGGPLEHVIAGKAVAFKIAASPEFAERQERVLLGARLLADRLIKPDVAARGISVISGGTDVHLVLVDLRNCELNGQEAEDRLAAIDITVNRNAVPFDPRPPMVTSGLRIGTPALATRGFGEAAFAEVADIIAEALLADADADLSGLRTRVAALATAHPLYPSVADLS from the coding sequence GTGAACCGCGCTGACGTGAGCTACCAGCAGGTGGTTGCGCAGAGCCTTGACGCGACCCTGGCCGAGCTGGACCCGGAAATTGCCGTGGCGATCGACGCCGAGCTGTCCCGCCAGCGCACTGGTCTGGAAATGATCGCCTCGGAGAACCACACGGCCGCCGCGGTGATGGCGGCGCAGGGATCGGTGCTGACCAACAAGTACGCCGAAGGCTACCCGGGCCGACGCTACTACGGCGGCTGCGAATACGTGGACGTTGTCGAGCAGCTGGCAATCGACCGGGTCACGGCCCTTTTTGGTGCCGGGTTCGCCAACGTCCAGCCGCACTCTGGCGCCCAGGCCAACGCCTCCGTGATGCACGCGCTGATCAAGCCCGGCGACACCATCATGGGGCTGAACCTGGCCCACGGCGGGCACCTGACACACGGCATGAAGATCAATTTCTCCGGCCGCCTGTACAACGTGGTTCCGTACCAGGTCCGGGAGGACACGCACCAGGTGGACATGGCTGAGGTGGAGCGTCTGGCGCTCGAACACAAGCCGGCCCTCATCGTTGCCGGCTGGTCGGCTTACGCCCGCCAGCTGGACTTCGCCGAATTCCGGCGCATCGCGGACCTCGTGGGTGCTTACTTGATGGTGGACATGGCCCACTTCGCTGGTCTGGTGGCCGCTGGTTTGCATCCCTCACCGGTGCCGCACGCCCATGTCACCACGTCCACCACGCACAAGACCCTGGCCGGCCCGCGCGGTGGCATCATCTTGAGTAACGACGCCGACATCGCCAAGAAGATCAACTCGGCCGTGTTCCCGGGCCAGCAGGGCGGACCGCTGGAGCACGTCATTGCCGGCAAGGCCGTGGCGTTCAAGATTGCGGCGTCGCCGGAATTTGCCGAACGTCAGGAACGGGTGCTACTCGGTGCCCGCCTCCTTGCCGACCGGCTCATCAAGCCCGATGTGGCAGCACGCGGCATCTCCGTGATCTCCGGGGGCACCGACGTGCACCTGGTGCTGGTGGACTTGCGCAACTGTGAGCTCAACGGCCAGGAGGCGGAGGATCGGCTCGCCGCCATTGACATCACCGTCAACCGCAACGCCGTGCCGTTTGACCCGCGCCCGCCCATGGTCACCTCGGGCCTGCGCATCGGCACCCCGGCATTGGCCACGCGCGGTTTCGGCGAGGCAGCCTTTGCCGAAGTGGCGGATATCATCGCCGAGGCCCTTTTGGCCGACGCTGACGCGGACCTGTCCGGGTTGCGCACCCGGGTTGCAGCTCTCGCAACAGCCCACCCGCTCTACCCGTCAGTGGCAGACTTGTCCTAG
- the gcvH gene encoding glycine cleavage system protein GcvH: MSKVAAELKYSVEHEWIAADGAGPSTIGVSAVAADALGDIVYVDLPDVGSTVTAGETCGEIESTKSVSDLYSPVTGEVTEVNTAAVDDPALINSDPYGAGWLFKVAVESEGPLLTAAEYAAANGGEL; encoded by the coding sequence ATGAGCAAAGTAGCTGCCGAACTTAAGTACTCCGTCGAACATGAGTGGATCGCCGCCGATGGCGCTGGCCCCTCCACCATCGGCGTCTCCGCAGTTGCGGCCGACGCCCTCGGCGACATCGTCTACGTAGACCTGCCCGATGTCGGAAGTACCGTCACCGCCGGCGAAACTTGTGGTGAGATCGAGTCGACCAAGTCCGTCTCCGATCTTTACTCCCCGGTCACCGGCGAGGTTACCGAAGTGAACACCGCCGCCGTCGACGACCCGGCGCTGATCAACTCGGACCCCTATGGTGCCGGCTGGCTGTTTAAGGTGGCCGTGGAATCCGAGGGCCCGCTGCTGACCGCGGCAGAGTACGCTGCAGCCAACGGGGGAGAGCTGTGA
- the gcvT gene encoding glycine cleavage system aminomethyltransferase GcvT produces the protein MTQNHTALYGEHEKAGASFTDFGGWQMPLKYSSELAEHHAVRNAAGLFDLSHMGEVWVNGPGAAAFLDYALAGKLSAVGLGRAKYSLICNADGGIIDDLISYRLGEEKFLVVPNAGNAATVAALLAERAAGFDVVVEDASSATSLIAVQGPNAETILLTLVPEDQHARVTELKYYAAVEVGITVNGAVQDLLLARTGYTGEDGFEIYLPNADAAALWQALLENGGAKGLIPAGLAARDSLRLEAGMPLYGNELSVSGHAYSAGLGPVVSLAKESDFIGKAALAAIKESGEGSTTGRKLVGLKGLGRRSARGHYPVLLAGAVIGEVTSGQPSPTLGYPVALAYVNVEHATPGTLLDVDLRGKAEPFEVVALPFYKRQK, from the coding sequence ATGACGCAAAATCACACAGCCCTTTACGGCGAACACGAAAAAGCCGGGGCCTCCTTCACCGACTTCGGTGGCTGGCAGATGCCGCTGAAGTACTCCTCCGAGCTGGCCGAGCACCACGCGGTCCGCAACGCGGCCGGCCTCTTTGACCTCTCCCATATGGGCGAGGTCTGGGTGAACGGACCCGGTGCCGCCGCATTCCTGGACTACGCCCTGGCCGGCAAGCTCTCCGCCGTGGGCCTTGGCAGGGCCAAGTACTCGCTGATCTGCAACGCCGACGGCGGCATCATCGACGACCTGATCTCCTACCGTTTGGGTGAGGAGAAGTTCTTGGTGGTCCCCAACGCCGGCAACGCAGCCACCGTGGCCGCACTGCTGGCCGAACGTGCCGCCGGCTTCGACGTGGTGGTGGAGGATGCCTCCAGTGCCACGTCGCTCATCGCGGTCCAGGGACCCAACGCCGAAACCATCCTGCTGACACTGGTACCCGAGGACCAGCATGCCCGCGTCACCGAGCTGAAGTACTACGCCGCCGTCGAGGTGGGCATCACCGTCAATGGCGCCGTCCAGGACCTGCTGTTGGCCCGCACCGGCTACACCGGCGAGGACGGCTTTGAGATCTACCTGCCCAACGCCGACGCCGCGGCGCTGTGGCAGGCGCTGCTGGAAAACGGTGGGGCGAAGGGCCTGATCCCGGCCGGCTTGGCCGCCCGCGACTCCCTCCGTCTGGAAGCCGGCATGCCCTTGTACGGCAACGAGCTTTCCGTTTCGGGCCACGCCTACTCCGCCGGACTGGGACCGGTGGTGTCGCTAGCCAAGGAAAGTGACTTCATCGGCAAGGCTGCACTGGCCGCCATCAAGGAATCCGGCGAAGGCTCCACCACTGGCCGCAAACTGGTCGGGCTCAAGGGCCTGGGCCGGCGTTCCGCCCGCGGACACTACCCGGTCCTGTTGGCTGGCGCCGTGATTGGTGAGGTAACCTCCGGCCAACCCAGCCCCACCCTCGGCTACCCGGTTGCCCTGGCGTACGTCAACGTGGAACATGCCACCCCCGGTACACTCCTGGACGTTGACCTCCGTGGCAAGGCCGAACCGTTCGAGGTCGTCGCCCTGCCGTTCTACAAGCGCCAAAAGTAG
- the gcvP gene encoding aminomethyl-transferring glycine dehydrogenase: MTIQSIPTVFADRHIGARRQLDIAHMLKAIGYDSVDSLVDTAVPDSIRQGTPLKLQGALSEVEVLAELRALAAKNKRAIQMIGQGYYDTVTPAVIRRNILEGPAWYTAYTPYQPEISQGRLEALLNFQTMVSDLTALPVANASLLDEATAVAEAVLLMRRANKSKTAANGKTVLDADLLPQTIALVKGRAEALGFEVEVADLSLGLPDGDINGVVLQQPGVSGRVFNHAPVITAAKERGALVTVAADLLALTLITPPGEQDADIAVGTAQRFGVPLFFGGPHAAYMAVRNGMERSLPGRIVGVSKDDTGLPAYRLALQTREQHIRREKATSNICTAQALLAIVASMYAVYHGPEGLKAIAETVHGHARTLAAALAASGVELLHTSFFDTLTVHVPGRAGTLVAAAERAGINLRPIDANTVGISIDETTTADIVARVAAVFGAAPAGDGADQAGAAFALAADTERTSDFLTHPVFNTHRSETQLLRYIRRLSDRDLALDRTMIPLGSCTMKLNATAEMEAISWPEFASIHPFAPDSQTIGWRELIEGLEADLCEITGYDQVSIQPNAGSQGELAGLLAIRGYHISRGDAQRTVCLIPGSAHGTNAASAVLAGMKVVVVATATDGSIDHADLLTKIDTHKDQLSAIMITYPSTHGVYDADVREVCDAVHAAGGQVYVDGANLNALVGLAQPGKFGGDVSHLNLHKTFCIPHGGGGPGVGPVAAKAHLAPFMPGDANAAANDASQGTPSSGVPISGSRFGSAGVLPISWAYVKLMGGNGLTEATKSALLAANYIAARLNEHFPVLYTGAGDLVAHECILDLRELTAKTGVTAEDVAKRLIDYGFHAPTLSFPVSGTLMVEPTESEDLTEINRFITAMVSIRAEIDQVAEGVFTLEDSPLRNAPHTAAAVVNSAWERGYTREQAAFPVAALRQDKYFPPVGRIDGAAGDRNLVCSCPPIEDFADDFSN, translated from the coding sequence ATGACGATTCAATCCATTCCGACTGTCTTTGCCGACCGGCATATCGGCGCCCGCCGCCAGTTGGACATCGCGCACATGCTCAAGGCAATCGGCTACGACAGTGTTGACTCGTTGGTGGACACAGCGGTTCCGGACTCCATCCGCCAGGGCACCCCACTGAAACTTCAAGGCGCACTAAGCGAAGTTGAGGTCCTGGCCGAGCTCCGCGCACTGGCCGCAAAGAACAAGCGCGCCATCCAGATGATCGGCCAGGGCTACTATGACACCGTCACCCCCGCGGTCATCCGCCGCAACATCCTCGAGGGCCCGGCCTGGTACACCGCCTACACCCCGTACCAGCCCGAGATCTCCCAGGGCCGCCTTGAGGCGCTGCTGAACTTCCAGACCATGGTCAGCGACCTGACCGCACTGCCGGTGGCTAACGCCTCCCTGCTCGATGAAGCCACCGCCGTGGCCGAGGCCGTGCTGCTCATGCGCCGAGCCAACAAGTCCAAGACCGCTGCCAACGGCAAGACGGTTCTGGACGCGGATCTCCTGCCGCAGACCATCGCCTTGGTCAAGGGCCGTGCCGAGGCCCTGGGCTTCGAGGTTGAGGTAGCTGATCTTTCCCTGGGCCTGCCCGACGGCGACATCAACGGCGTCGTCCTCCAGCAGCCTGGCGTGTCTGGGCGCGTCTTCAACCACGCACCGGTTATCACCGCAGCCAAGGAACGCGGCGCGCTCGTCACGGTGGCCGCTGACCTGCTGGCCCTGACCCTGATCACCCCTCCCGGGGAACAAGACGCCGACATCGCCGTCGGAACCGCACAGCGCTTCGGTGTGCCGCTGTTCTTCGGCGGCCCGCACGCCGCTTACATGGCCGTCCGCAACGGGATGGAACGCTCGCTGCCGGGCAGGATCGTGGGCGTCTCCAAAGACGACACCGGACTGCCCGCCTACCGCCTGGCCCTGCAGACCCGCGAGCAGCACATCCGCCGCGAGAAGGCCACCTCCAACATCTGCACCGCCCAGGCGCTGCTGGCCATCGTCGCCTCCATGTACGCCGTCTACCACGGCCCCGAGGGTTTGAAGGCGATCGCCGAGACCGTCCACGGCCACGCCCGCACCCTCGCCGCAGCCCTTGCCGCATCCGGCGTCGAACTCCTGCACACCTCCTTCTTCGACACGCTTACGGTGCACGTCCCGGGACGGGCCGGCACCCTGGTGGCCGCGGCCGAGCGGGCCGGCATCAACCTGCGCCCCATCGACGCCAACACGGTGGGAATATCCATTGACGAAACCACGACGGCGGACATCGTGGCCCGCGTAGCCGCCGTGTTTGGTGCCGCACCGGCAGGAGATGGCGCCGACCAGGCCGGGGCCGCCTTTGCCTTGGCCGCGGACACGGAGCGCACCTCGGACTTCCTGACCCACCCCGTCTTCAACACCCACCGCTCCGAAACCCAGCTCCTGCGCTACATCCGCCGCCTCAGTGACCGCGACTTGGCCCTGGACCGCACCATGATCCCGCTGGGCTCGTGCACCATGAAGCTCAACGCCACCGCGGAGATGGAAGCCATCTCCTGGCCGGAGTTCGCCTCCATCCACCCCTTCGCCCCCGATTCCCAGACCATTGGGTGGCGCGAACTGATCGAAGGCCTGGAGGCGGACCTGTGCGAGATCACCGGCTACGACCAGGTCTCCATCCAGCCCAACGCCGGATCCCAGGGCGAACTGGCCGGCCTGCTGGCCATCCGCGGCTACCACATCTCCCGTGGCGACGCGCAGCGCACCGTCTGCCTGATCCCGGGCTCCGCCCACGGCACCAACGCCGCCTCAGCCGTCCTGGCGGGCATGAAGGTGGTGGTGGTTGCCACCGCCACCGACGGTTCCATCGACCACGCCGACCTGCTGACCAAGATCGACACGCACAAAGACCAGCTCTCGGCCATCATGATCACCTACCCCTCCACCCATGGCGTGTACGACGCCGATGTGCGTGAGGTGTGCGACGCTGTCCATGCCGCTGGCGGCCAGGTGTACGTTGACGGGGCCAACCTCAACGCCCTGGTGGGACTGGCCCAGCCCGGCAAGTTCGGCGGCGACGTCTCCCACCTGAACCTGCACAAGACCTTCTGCATCCCGCACGGCGGTGGCGGCCCCGGCGTGGGACCTGTCGCAGCCAAGGCGCACCTGGCACCCTTCATGCCCGGCGACGCCAACGCGGCAGCCAACGATGCAAGCCAGGGAACGCCGTCGTCCGGGGTACCGATCTCCGGTTCCCGCTTTGGCTCCGCAGGGGTCCTGCCGATCTCCTGGGCCTATGTGAAACTGATGGGCGGGAACGGGCTGACCGAGGCCACCAAGTCCGCGTTGCTGGCAGCGAACTACATCGCCGCCCGGCTCAACGAGCACTTCCCTGTCTTGTACACGGGGGCTGGTGACTTGGTGGCCCACGAGTGCATCCTGGACCTGCGTGAGTTGACCGCCAAGACCGGGGTGACTGCCGAAGATGTGGCCAAGCGCCTCATCGACTACGGCTTCCACGCACCCACCCTCTCCTTCCCCGTGTCGGGCACGCTCATGGTGGAGCCCACCGAATCCGAAGACCTCACCGAGATCAACCGCTTCATCACCGCCATGGTCTCCATCCGGGCCGAAATCGACCAGGTCGCTGAGGGAGTCTTCACCCTGGAGGACAGCCCGCTGCGCAATGCACCCCACACGGCTGCCGCCGTCGTGAATTCCGCCTGGGAGCGCGGCTACACCCGCGAACAGGCGGCCTTTCCGGTTGCCGCCCTGCGCCAGGACAAGTACTTCCCGCCCGTGGGCCGCATCGACGGGGCTGCGGGGGACCGGAATCTGGTCTGCTCCTGCCCGCCCATCGAAGATTTCGCCGACGACTTCTCAAACTAA
- the cycA gene encoding D-serine/D-alanine/glycine transporter, whose product MEFLLTTHQSTAPHDAPPQLERQLSNRHIQLIAIGGAIGTGLFMGSGKTISAAGPSVIFVYMIIGFMLFFVMRAMGELLLSNLHYKSFSDFAADLLGPWAGFFTGWTYWFCWVITGIADVIAIAAYTRVLWPGLPLWIPGLITIGILLVLNLTTVKAFGETEFWFALIKIIAIVALIIVGLFMIFGGFRSDAGPATFTNLWSHGGFFPNEFMGFVAGFQIAVFAFVGIELVGTTAAEAKDPEKNLPKAINSIPIRVLLFYVGALIILMSVIPWTQFAAGHSPFIAMFSLAGLGAAATIVNLVVLTSAMSSANSGIYSTSRMVYGLAQEGDAPQRFSKLSSRKVPSNALFLSCILLLSGVALMYVGEDIGKAFEMVTTVAAVCFVFVWSMILASYLAFRRRRPHLHNSSKFKMPGGIPMVWVVFAFFAFVLWALTTQPDTLKALLVTPLWFLILGVVWSLIRKRPSHLARYAAFQDDLESERAKSAELLGKQTAAGK is encoded by the coding sequence ATGGAGTTCCTTTTGACGACACACCAATCCACGGCTCCCCACGACGCGCCACCGCAGCTTGAGCGGCAGTTGAGCAACCGGCATATCCAGCTCATCGCCATCGGCGGCGCCATTGGAACGGGCCTGTTCATGGGCTCCGGAAAAACCATCTCCGCGGCAGGACCGTCGGTGATCTTCGTCTACATGATCATCGGCTTCATGCTGTTCTTTGTCATGCGCGCTATGGGTGAGTTGCTGCTGAGCAACCTCCACTACAAATCGTTCAGCGATTTCGCCGCTGATCTGTTGGGCCCGTGGGCGGGTTTCTTCACGGGCTGGACGTACTGGTTCTGCTGGGTGATCACCGGAATCGCCGACGTCATTGCCATCGCCGCCTACACACGGGTACTTTGGCCGGGCCTGCCCCTGTGGATCCCGGGGCTGATCACCATCGGCATCCTGCTGGTGTTGAACCTGACCACGGTGAAGGCGTTTGGGGAAACGGAATTCTGGTTTGCCCTGATCAAGATTATCGCCATTGTCGCCCTGATCATCGTGGGCCTGTTCATGATCTTTGGCGGCTTCCGCTCGGACGCTGGGCCGGCAACGTTCACCAACCTGTGGAGCCACGGAGGGTTCTTCCCCAACGAATTCATGGGCTTCGTGGCCGGCTTCCAGATTGCGGTGTTTGCGTTCGTGGGCATCGAATTGGTTGGCACGACGGCGGCCGAGGCGAAGGATCCGGAGAAGAACCTCCCCAAGGCCATCAACTCCATCCCCATCCGTGTGTTGCTTTTCTACGTGGGCGCCTTGATCATCTTGATGTCCGTCATCCCCTGGACCCAGTTTGCTGCCGGGCACAGCCCGTTTATCGCCATGTTTTCACTGGCCGGGCTTGGTGCGGCCGCCACAATCGTGAACCTGGTGGTGCTGACTTCGGCCATGTCCTCCGCCAACTCGGGTATCTACTCCACCTCCCGGATGGTGTACGGTCTGGCGCAGGAAGGCGACGCCCCCCAGCGCTTCTCCAAGCTCTCCAGCCGCAAGGTTCCTAGCAACGCCTTGTTCCTGTCCTGCATCCTGCTCCTGTCCGGCGTGGCGTTGATGTATGTCGGCGAGGACATTGGCAAGGCTTTTGAGATGGTCACCACCGTTGCCGCCGTCTGCTTTGTGTTTGTTTGGTCGATGATTCTGGCCAGCTACCTCGCGTTCCGCCGTCGCCGCCCGCATTTGCACAACTCCTCGAAATTCAAGATGCCCGGCGGCATCCCCATGGTGTGGGTGGTGTTTGCGTTCTTCGCCTTTGTGCTGTGGGCGCTGACTACCCAGCCCGACACCCTGAAGGCATTGCTGGTGACACCGCTCTGGTTCCTCATCCTCGGTGTCGTGTGGTCCTTGATTCGAAAGCGCCCCAGCCACCTGGCCCGCTACGCCGCGTTCCAGGACGATCTCGAGTCGGAACGTGCTAAGTCAGCGGAGCTCCTGGGCAAGCAAACGGCGGCCGGAAAATGA